One window of Candidatus Binatia bacterium genomic DNA carries:
- the trxA gene encoding thioredoxin — protein MAQITEVTDATFDKEVLQSSLPVLVDFWAPWCGPCRAIAPIVEELAKEYEGKLKVAKVNVDQNPEAASRYGVRGIPTLLLFQGGQVKDQIVGAVPKQVLVKAVEAVV, from the coding sequence GTGGCACAAATCACCGAGGTTACGGATGCAACGTTCGACAAGGAAGTTCTGCAATCGAGCTTGCCCGTTCTGGTCGACTTTTGGGCTCCGTGGTGCGGACCCTGCCGGGCAATTGCCCCGATTGTGGAAGAATTGGCCAAGGAATACGAAGGTAAACTCAAGGTGGCCAAGGTTAACGTGGACCAAAACCCAGAGGCAGCGAGCCGCTACGGGGTGCGCGGTATCCCCACCTTACTCTTGTTCCAGGGGGGCCAGGTGAAAGACCAAATCGTGGGCGCCGTGCCGAAGCAAGTACTGGTAAAAGCTGTGGAAGCAGTGGTTTGA
- a CDS encoding aconitate hydratase, translated as MIDRIRQLYESFPTRLEPLRRRLGRPLTLAEKILFVHLDKPESAELERGKSWVDLWPDRVAMQDATAQMALLQFMQSGRKRVAVPTTVHCDHLIRARVGAEPDMQAALQENDEVYQFLLSASRKYGIGFWKPGSGIIHQVVLENYAFPGGLMIGTDSHTPNAGGLGMLAIGVGGADAADVMAGLPWNVQLPKLVGVRLTGKLHGWTAPKDVILKLAGIMTVKGGTGKIIEYFGPGTRSISCTGKATITNMGAELGATTSIFPYDERMATYLRATNRAAVADLADRFTAHLRADAEVEEHPERFYDEIIEIDLSQLEPHIVGPHTPDLARPISRLKEDVGKNNYPVEIRAALVGSCTNSSYEDIGRSAHVARQALKHGLRARTKFLITPGSDQIYNTIKRDSQMEALTAIGGIVLANACGPCIGQWQRDDIHKGERNTIVTSFNRNFPARNDGNPETLAFIGSPEIVTAFALAGRLDFNPLTDTLTAPDGKEVKLEPPEAPELPAQGFAAGTAGYVEPPEDGSDVQVIVRPDSERLQLLEPFPPWDGKDFIRLPVLVKAKGKCTTDHISPAGPWLRYRGHLDRISDNLFTGVVNAFTGEVGKGKNVLTGETGVPFPKIARYYKAQGIGWVAIGDENYGEGSSREHAAMEPRYLGCKAVIARSFARIHETNLKKQGLLPLVFENPADYDKVREDDRISIVGLSELAPGKPVKVILHHADGSEEEITCRHTFSAEQIEWFKAGAALNLMRGK; from the coding sequence ATGATCGATCGCATTCGTCAGTTATACGAGAGTTTCCCCACTCGCCTCGAGCCACTTCGGCGCCGGCTGGGGCGTCCGCTGACGCTGGCGGAGAAAATTTTGTTTGTCCACCTCGATAAGCCGGAGAGCGCCGAACTCGAACGGGGAAAGAGCTGGGTGGACCTGTGGCCCGATCGCGTGGCCATGCAAGATGCCACCGCGCAAATGGCCTTGCTGCAATTCATGCAATCCGGCCGCAAACGGGTGGCGGTGCCGACGACCGTGCACTGCGACCACTTGATTCGCGCACGCGTGGGCGCAGAGCCAGATATGCAGGCGGCCCTGCAGGAAAATGACGAGGTGTACCAATTTCTGCTCTCGGCCTCGCGCAAATACGGGATTGGTTTTTGGAAGCCGGGCTCGGGGATCATCCATCAAGTGGTGCTGGAAAACTACGCCTTCCCCGGTGGCCTCATGATTGGCACCGACTCGCATACTCCCAATGCCGGCGGCCTGGGCATGCTTGCCATCGGGGTGGGCGGGGCTGACGCCGCCGACGTAATGGCCGGCCTGCCCTGGAACGTGCAGTTGCCCAAGCTTGTGGGTGTGCGGTTGACAGGAAAACTGCACGGGTGGACTGCCCCGAAAGACGTCATTTTGAAACTCGCAGGCATCATGACAGTGAAGGGGGGCACCGGGAAAATCATCGAGTACTTCGGCCCGGGCACGCGTTCGATCAGTTGCACGGGCAAAGCCACGATCACCAACATGGGCGCTGAGTTGGGGGCCACAACGTCGATTTTTCCGTACGACGAGCGTATGGCCACGTATCTGCGAGCGACCAACCGTGCCGCCGTTGCGGATTTGGCGGATCGTTTCACGGCTCACTTGCGCGCTGATGCCGAGGTGGAAGAGCACCCCGAACGCTTTTACGACGAGATCATTGAAATCGACTTGTCCCAATTGGAGCCCCACATCGTCGGGCCACATACTCCTGACCTCGCGCGCCCCATTTCTCGACTCAAAGAGGATGTGGGGAAAAATAACTACCCAGTCGAAATTCGCGCTGCCCTGGTGGGCAGTTGCACGAACTCGTCTTACGAGGACATCGGCCGCTCCGCGCATGTGGCGCGGCAAGCATTGAAGCACGGCCTACGCGCACGCACGAAATTCCTCATCACTCCAGGCTCGGACCAAATTTACAACACCATCAAGCGCGATAGCCAAATGGAAGCACTCACTGCGATCGGGGGGATCGTGCTGGCCAACGCTTGCGGCCCCTGCATCGGCCAATGGCAGCGGGACGATATCCACAAGGGCGAGCGCAACACCATCGTGACTTCGTTCAACCGCAACTTCCCCGCGCGCAACGACGGGAATCCGGAAACGCTTGCCTTTATCGGCAGTCCCGAGATTGTCACCGCGTTTGCTTTGGCCGGGCGCCTCGACTTCAACCCTCTCACCGACACGCTCACGGCTCCGGACGGTAAGGAAGTGAAACTCGAGCCTCCCGAAGCACCTGAGCTTCCTGCACAGGGCTTTGCGGCGGGAACCGCTGGCTACGTCGAGCCACCGGAAGACGGCAGCGATGTGCAGGTGATCGTGCGGCCAGATAGCGAACGGTTGCAACTCCTCGAGCCCTTTCCTCCGTGGGATGGGAAAGACTTCATCCGCTTGCCCGTGCTGGTAAAAGCCAAAGGCAAATGCACCACCGACCACATCTCCCCGGCCGGCCCCTGGCTGCGGTACCGCGGACACCTCGATCGGATTAGCGACAATTTGTTTACCGGCGTCGTGAATGCCTTCACCGGCGAGGTGGGCAAGGGAAAGAACGTGCTCACCGGGGAGACCGGCGTGCCGTTCCCCAAGATTGCCCGCTACTACAAGGCTCAGGGCATCGGCTGGGTAGCCATCGGCGACGAGAACTACGGGGAAGGCTCGAGCCGCGAACATGCGGCGATGGAACCTCGTTACCTAGGTTGCAAAGCCGTGATTGCCCGCAGCTTCGCTCGCATCCATGAAACGAACCTCAAAAAGCAAGGGCTTCTGCCGCTCGTGTTCGAAAATCCAGCCGATTACGACAAGGTTCGCGAAGACGATCGCATCAGCATCGTGGGCCTTTCTGAACTTGCCCCAGGGAAGCCGGTGAAGGTCATCCTTCACCACGCGGACGGAAGCGAGGAAGAAATTACTTGCCGCCACACCTTCAGTGCCGAGCAAATCGAGTGGTTCAAGGCAGGAGCTGCACTCAACCTGATGCGCGGCAAGTAA
- a CDS encoding acylphosphatase, with protein MNSAERQRRLHLVIYGLVQGVGFRFFVEQQARELGLTGWVRNLTNGAVEVLAEGPSPALARLAEACRRGPRSAVVDRVEEHWHEPTGEFRRFDIRPTAACPL; from the coding sequence ATGAACTCGGCTGAACGACAGCGCCGTCTCCATCTCGTCATTTACGGATTGGTCCAGGGCGTGGGGTTCCGTTTCTTCGTAGAGCAGCAGGCGCGAGAGCTCGGTCTTACCGGTTGGGTGAGGAATTTGACCAACGGAGCGGTAGAAGTCCTAGCAGAAGGACCGTCCCCCGCTCTCGCGAGGCTCGCGGAGGCCTGCCGGCGCGGCCCCCGCAGCGCGGTAGTCGATCGAGTGGAAGAGCACTGGCACGAGCCCACCGGCGAATTCCGCCGCTTTGATATTCGCCCGACGGCAGCGTGTCCGCTTTGA
- a CDS encoding dockerin type I repeat-containing protein — MIRTLLVCFPLLLAALRVGPAKAQSVCAGDLDGDGTLTSADLELVRQLLVDEERALLLGYLADVNNDGVLTAADLVALVRQLGRSCLPPTATPRPSSTATATATATQPVSSPSPTTPARTATPTPTRTRTSTPTVTPTPTPVCAVQTLSAGSVLDGSLGPSDCSRFLAGVLRFVDVYQVSAPAGTALRVEVTGLSNGLTSPWVAVDDPNGQFGFAEGTPPVEWSVVPGQPYLIYVTSHPGQPQQTGAYRIRVTTRACPTPRTIDLTRGFSMSNLRLSSSDCADPVSFGTNGKIDPAHVYTFQVSSVPTQVDIVMRQLVEDDPLDPTFVVLGPDGLEAVPSDQVDDAAGGPIGVDAGARFLAIRPGTYTLIVGGGEGRYSLVVSSPRCPATTVNNIPVDRPLVCPGEAGPGCQGTLYGSRTNGTCGAPLPVFADEEAPQINAGAKAYTFTAQRGELVSVGVEVDGDEAYALLLGPASEGNPIVGYDSSTLSGADSTQLSATVLRSGSYTLLLGNVNPLAPPDLSAGDPGDVLPYRYYLQKCLPGGVVTPGSAQELRSTFRVSDCWGSGQTPHRIYVVPGQAGQFLMVEMEGDEGVDPALKLWAPDGSVSDNDDDPFGSPQVARVARVLPEAGDYLLEVYASPNAGELDTSVTNAFSVRARTCPTQGIRPGLMSLSFGPQDCKFGSGQPFKALTWSFSGGAPQVASFTLSDGVCAQALLPTGEAIPAYSCAANLLEVPMIRSGTYALVVAPGPGEALTPFVLSMRQCALTGSVAFADRVSGTLSSANCLAADGVRADWYWLAAGENLLRFNEGMAGTVESTFRVITGLTDALGTAEGSNVVSVDPSTMLRGQPGQRGALVRLRSAGASAGPYRFIVDPAVKRR, encoded by the coding sequence GTGATCCGAACGCTGCTTGTCTGCTTCCCCTTGCTCCTGGCCGCTCTAAGGGTTGGTCCTGCCAAAGCGCAATCCGTTTGCGCAGGCGATCTTGACGGGGATGGTACTTTGACCAGTGCGGACTTGGAGCTTGTACGCCAGCTTCTGGTTGATGAGGAGCGAGCCTTGCTGCTCGGTTACTTGGCTGACGTTAACAACGATGGCGTCCTCACCGCTGCGGATCTCGTCGCTTTGGTCCGGCAGCTCGGTCGTTCGTGCCTTCCGCCCACGGCCACGCCGCGGCCGAGCTCCACCGCAACGGCAACGGCGACCGCTACACAGCCAGTATCTTCTCCCTCCCCGACCACTCCGGCACGGACGGCGACACCCACGCCGACCCGAACGCGGACCTCGACGCCGACAGTCACGCCGACCCCAACACCGGTGTGTGCCGTGCAAACCTTATCGGCGGGTAGCGTGCTCGATGGCTCATTGGGGCCGAGCGATTGCAGCCGATTTCTCGCCGGGGTCCTGCGTTTTGTCGACGTGTATCAAGTAAGCGCTCCGGCTGGAACAGCACTGCGGGTGGAGGTGACCGGCCTTAGTAATGGGCTCACGTCGCCGTGGGTGGCGGTGGACGATCCCAATGGTCAATTCGGCTTTGCCGAGGGAACACCGCCGGTGGAGTGGTCGGTCGTGCCGGGTCAGCCGTACTTGATTTACGTCACCTCCCATCCTGGCCAGCCGCAGCAAACCGGTGCTTACCGCATCCGTGTGACCACCCGTGCCTGCCCGACGCCGCGAACGATCGACCTCACGCGCGGATTCAGCATGTCGAACTTGCGGCTGAGCAGTAGCGATTGTGCCGATCCGGTGAGTTTCGGCACGAATGGCAAGATCGACCCGGCGCATGTGTACACGTTCCAAGTGAGTAGCGTGCCGACGCAGGTGGACATTGTCATGCGTCAGCTCGTCGAGGACGACCCGCTCGATCCGACGTTCGTCGTCCTCGGTCCCGACGGGCTGGAGGCGGTACCGTCGGACCAAGTGGATGACGCCGCTGGGGGACCAATCGGTGTGGACGCAGGTGCGCGGTTTCTCGCCATTCGTCCGGGAACCTACACCCTGATCGTGGGCGGAGGCGAGGGGCGGTACTCGCTGGTGGTGAGCTCGCCGCGGTGCCCGGCTACGACTGTGAACAACATACCGGTGGATCGCCCACTGGTTTGCCCGGGCGAAGCGGGTCCGGGCTGCCAGGGAACGTTGTACGGTAGCCGCACCAATGGCACTTGCGGTGCCCCGCTGCCGGTGTTCGCCGACGAGGAGGCTCCGCAGATCAATGCTGGCGCCAAGGCTTACACCTTCACTGCGCAGCGCGGGGAGCTCGTGAGCGTGGGAGTAGAAGTCGACGGCGACGAAGCGTATGCACTCTTGCTCGGCCCGGCTAGTGAGGGTAATCCCATCGTCGGTTACGACTCCTCCACCCTCAGCGGTGCCGATTCCACTCAACTGAGTGCGACGGTGCTCCGCTCTGGCAGCTACACTCTCCTGCTCGGGAACGTGAACCCGCTCGCTCCACCGGATCTTAGTGCCGGTGACCCGGGAGATGTGTTGCCGTATCGGTACTACTTGCAGAAGTGCTTGCCCGGCGGGGTGGTGACTCCGGGTAGCGCACAGGAGTTGCGCTCAACGTTTCGGGTAAGTGACTGTTGGGGTTCGGGCCAAACGCCGCATCGGATTTACGTCGTACCGGGGCAGGCGGGGCAGTTCCTCATGGTGGAAATGGAGGGGGACGAGGGCGTCGATCCAGCGCTCAAGCTTTGGGCGCCGGATGGCTCGGTGAGCGACAACGACGACGACCCGTTCGGCAGCCCTCAGGTAGCGCGGGTGGCGCGCGTGTTGCCCGAGGCCGGAGATTACCTCCTGGAAGTTTACGCTTCCCCGAACGCTGGAGAACTCGATACGAGCGTGACGAACGCCTTTTCCGTGCGCGCGCGGACTTGCCCCACTCAGGGGATCCGGCCGGGGTTGATGTCTCTCAGCTTCGGTCCGCAAGATTGCAAGTTTGGCTCGGGCCAACCTTTTAAAGCATTGACTTGGTCGTTCAGTGGGGGCGCGCCGCAAGTGGCGAGCTTTACCTTGAGCGATGGTGTGTGCGCGCAAGCATTGTTGCCCACCGGTGAGGCCATTCCCGCGTATTCCTGCGCTGCCAATTTGCTCGAGGTGCCCATGATTCGCAGCGGAACCTATGCCTTGGTCGTCGCTCCTGGCCCTGGCGAAGCGCTGACACCGTTCGTGCTCTCGATGCGCCAGTGTGCGCTGACAGGCAGTGTAGCTTTTGCAGATCGCGTCTCGGGAACGCTGAGTTCTGCGAATTGCCTGGCGGCCGATGGGGTGCGTGCCGACTGGTACTGGCTTGCCGCCGGGGAGAACTTGTTGCGCTTTAATGAAGGGATGGCCGGCACGGTCGAAAGCACGTTCCGCGTGATCACCGGGCTTACCGACGCGTTGGGAACCGCAGAGGGTTCGAACGTGGTGTCTGTGGACCCGAGCACGATGCTGCGCGGCCAACCAGGGCAGCGTGGTGCGTTGGTGCGGCTCCGCTCGGCGGGAGCGAGCGCTGGCCCCTACCGTTTCATCGTCGATCCCGCAGTTAAGCGGCGGTAA
- the ligA gene encoding NAD-dependent DNA ligase LigA: protein MTSKADKERIREEIERLRKEIEYHNYRYYVLDAPVISDEEYDRMFRRLQELEKAYPEFFDPNSPTQRVGAPPAEKFETVRHTVPMLSLANAMSEEEFREFDERVRKGLGLSGPVMYVAEPKLDGLGVELVYENGALVVASTRGDGIHGENVTANVRTIRSVPLKLRAERGAPPIPRRLEVRGEVIMPKSAFRKLNEERAKAGEPLFANPRNAAAGSLRQLDPRVTASRPLDMFCYAPGDMTGLPFETHWEFLEGLKAWGFKTNPLNRRCKGADAVVAYHAEMEKRRATLDYDVDGVVAKVDRFDYQRRLGEVSRSPRWAIAFKFKAQQAITRVLDIIPSVGRTGIITPVAQLEPVQVGGVTVSSASLHNMDEIERKDVRIGDYVIVERAGDVIPYISGVVVERRTGKERKFRMPSKCPACGSPVVRDEGGAFYRCVGLSCPAKLRESIRHFASRHALDIQGLGEKLVSQLVDKGLVHNVADLYRLERKQLVELERMGEKSADNLLQQIENSKNTTLSRLIYGLGIPHVGEHLAKVLADHFGSMERLENATEEELLQVPEVGPETAREIRTFFSLPDNRAVIRRLLQAGVKPHAERRPRTGKLAGKTFVITGTLSRPRDEVARDIEAAGGRVASSVSKNTDYVVVGLDPGSKLDRARELGIPTIDEEELERMLRG, encoded by the coding sequence ATGACCTCGAAAGCGGACAAGGAAAGAATCCGCGAGGAAATTGAGCGGCTGCGCAAGGAAATCGAATATCACAACTATCGCTACTACGTGCTCGACGCGCCGGTGATTTCCGACGAGGAGTACGACCGCATGTTTCGCCGCCTGCAAGAATTGGAAAAAGCCTACCCCGAATTTTTCGACCCCAACTCGCCTACCCAGCGGGTGGGAGCGCCCCCGGCGGAAAAATTCGAAACTGTGCGGCACACCGTGCCCATGCTCTCGCTGGCCAATGCCATGTCAGAGGAAGAGTTCCGCGAGTTCGACGAGCGAGTCCGCAAGGGGCTCGGGCTCTCGGGGCCGGTGATGTACGTGGCCGAGCCGAAGCTCGATGGGCTCGGTGTCGAACTGGTGTACGAGAACGGCGCGCTCGTGGTTGCCTCCACTCGCGGCGATGGCATTCATGGAGAAAACGTCACCGCCAACGTGCGCACGATTCGCTCCGTTCCGCTCAAATTGCGCGCGGAGCGGGGAGCTCCGCCGATTCCCCGGCGCCTCGAAGTCCGGGGCGAAGTCATTATGCCCAAGTCGGCCTTCCGAAAGCTCAACGAGGAGCGCGCCAAAGCTGGCGAACCATTGTTCGCCAACCCGCGCAACGCCGCCGCTGGCTCTCTGCGCCAGCTCGATCCCCGCGTGACCGCCTCGCGCCCGCTCGACATGTTTTGTTACGCGCCGGGCGATATGACCGGGTTGCCCTTCGAGACCCACTGGGAGTTCCTCGAAGGCCTGAAGGCGTGGGGTTTCAAAACCAACCCGCTCAACCGCCGGTGCAAAGGAGCGGATGCTGTGGTCGCGTACCATGCGGAGATGGAAAAGCGCCGTGCCACCTTGGACTACGACGTCGACGGTGTGGTCGCCAAGGTCGACCGCTTCGATTACCAGCGCCGGCTTGGCGAAGTGTCGCGCTCGCCGCGTTGGGCAATCGCCTTCAAATTCAAAGCCCAGCAGGCGATCACTCGTGTTCTCGATATCATCCCCTCTGTCGGGCGCACGGGAATCATCACACCGGTGGCGCAACTCGAACCCGTACAGGTGGGAGGCGTTACCGTCTCCAGCGCCTCGCTCCACAATATGGACGAGATCGAACGCAAAGACGTGCGCATTGGCGATTATGTCATCGTGGAGCGGGCCGGCGACGTGATTCCCTACATCAGCGGAGTGGTGGTCGAGCGGCGCACCGGGAAAGAGCGCAAGTTTCGCATGCCGAGCAAATGCCCCGCGTGCGGAAGCCCGGTGGTGCGCGACGAAGGTGGCGCCTTCTACCGCTGTGTTGGCCTCAGTTGTCCTGCCAAGCTGCGCGAGAGCATTCGTCACTTCGCCTCGCGACATGCTCTGGATATCCAGGGGCTTGGCGAGAAGCTTGTGAGCCAACTCGTGGACAAGGGGCTCGTGCACAACGTTGCCGACCTTTACCGCCTCGAGCGCAAGCAACTGGTCGAACTCGAGCGCATGGGAGAGAAGTCGGCCGACAATCTCTTGCAACAAATCGAGAACAGCAAAAACACCACCCTGTCCCGCCTGATTTACGGCTTGGGAATTCCCCACGTAGGGGAACACTTGGCCAAAGTGTTGGCCGACCATTTCGGTAGCATGGAACGGTTGGAAAATGCGACTGAAGAGGAACTCCTACAGGTCCCCGAGGTCGGACCAGAAACCGCGCGCGAGATTCGCACCTTCTTTTCGCTGCCGGACAACCGTGCGGTCATCCGCCGCTTGCTGCAAGCCGGAGTGAAACCACATGCGGAGCGGCGGCCACGCACGGGCAAATTGGCTGGAAAAACGTTCGTGATCACCGGCACCCTTTCCCGTCCGCGTGACGAAGTGGCGCGCGACATCGAGGCGGCAGGAGGTCGTGTGGCCTCGAGCGTGAGCAAAAATACCGACTATGTGGTTGTTGGCCTGGACCCGGGATCCAAGCTCGATCGCGCGCGCGAGCTCGGGATTCCGACCATCGACGAGGAAGAGCTCGAGCGCATGCTGCGGGGCTGA